A single window of Streptomyces aquilus DNA harbors:
- a CDS encoding LysR family transcriptional regulator has translation MVHQPSSQPRLSPSSDTEDTSEMSMLLAPRLAYFAGVARTEHVTRAALEMNVPQSTLSRAMVRLEQDLGVDLFARIGRTVSLTPSGRAFLTHVERALAEIERAAEEVRADADPATGKVAFGFLHTMGSETVPGLIRAFRADHPRVRFSLVQNYGEAMIERLRAGELDLCLTSPVPDAPDLVARRLDEQKLRLVVPADHPLASRKRIRLAEAADETFVTLEPGYGLRRITDDLCKEAGFRPRVAFEGEEAETLRGLVAAGLGVALLPPPAVARPGVAELTVTAPRAAREIGVAWLDGHPDTPPVAAFKKFLLSKRGSLLT, from the coding sequence ATGGTGCATCAACCCAGCTCACAGCCCCGCCTGTCACCGTCCAGTGACACAGAAGACACGTCGGAGATGTCGATGCTGCTGGCCCCGCGGCTCGCCTACTTCGCCGGCGTCGCCCGCACCGAGCACGTCACCCGGGCCGCCCTGGAGATGAACGTCCCCCAGTCCACGCTCTCCCGCGCGATGGTCCGCCTCGAACAGGACCTGGGCGTCGACCTGTTCGCCCGCATCGGCCGCACGGTCTCCCTCACCCCGTCCGGCCGCGCCTTCCTCACACACGTCGAACGCGCCCTCGCCGAGATCGAACGCGCCGCCGAGGAGGTACGCGCCGACGCCGACCCGGCCACCGGCAAGGTCGCCTTCGGCTTCCTCCACACCATGGGCTCCGAGACCGTCCCCGGCCTGATCCGCGCCTTCCGCGCCGACCATCCCCGCGTCCGCTTCAGCCTCGTCCAGAACTACGGCGAGGCGATGATCGAACGGCTGCGCGCGGGTGAGCTGGACCTGTGTCTGACCTCGCCCGTGCCCGACGCCCCGGACCTCGTCGCCCGCCGCCTCGACGAACAGAAACTCCGCCTGGTCGTGCCCGCCGACCACCCCCTGGCCTCCCGCAAGCGCATCCGCCTCGCCGAGGCCGCCGACGAGACCTTCGTGACCCTGGAACCGGGCTACGGACTGCGCAGAATCACCGACGACCTGTGCAAGGAGGCGGGCTTCCGCCCGAGGGTGGCCTTCGAGGGGGAGGAGGCGGAGACGCTGAGGGGTTTGGTGGCGGCGGGGCTGGGGGTGGCCCTGCTCCCGCCTCCGGCGGTGGCCCGCCCGGGAGTTGCCGAACTGACGGTCACGGCGCCGAGAGCGGCGAGGGAAATCGGCGTCGCATGGCTCGACGGCCACCCGGACACCCCGCCAGTGGCCGCCTTCAAGAAGTTCCTGCTCTCGAAGAGGGGGAGCTTGCTGACCTGA
- a CDS encoding prolyl oligopeptidase family serine peptidase, which produces MAQQSTPVRTARLGRAPGPEPTAVSGVVLLLPGGEEVSERRPSPMMANAAVRALGRRLARAGREDGLATHVVHYRYRGWNGSEAHLARDAAWAADEVVRRYGDVSVCLAGVGMGGRAALHAGGHEAVNSVVALAPWLPEEDVAAPPEPVKQLAGRRVLVVHGTHDERTDPELSFRLAARAKKANRDVCRFEVHADGHGLRQYREEVLALAEDFVMGALFGRPLSRPVEDALAAPPPLGLRMPLASGFGRSLRR; this is translated from the coding sequence ATGGCACAGCAATCGACGCCGGTTCGCACGGCCCGGCTGGGGCGGGCACCGGGCCCGGAACCGACGGCGGTGAGCGGCGTGGTGCTGCTGCTCCCCGGCGGCGAGGAGGTCTCCGAACGCAGGCCGTCGCCCATGATGGCCAACGCCGCCGTCCGCGCCCTCGGCCGCCGACTGGCCCGCGCGGGCCGCGAGGACGGGCTGGCCACGCACGTCGTCCACTACCGCTATCGCGGCTGGAACGGCTCGGAGGCCCATCTCGCGCGCGACGCGGCGTGGGCCGCGGACGAGGTCGTACGACGTTACGGCGACGTCTCCGTGTGCCTCGCCGGAGTCGGGATGGGCGGCCGGGCGGCGCTCCACGCGGGCGGCCACGAGGCCGTCAACTCCGTCGTGGCGCTGGCCCCTTGGCTGCCGGAGGAGGATGTGGCGGCGCCACCCGAACCGGTGAAGCAGCTCGCGGGGCGGCGGGTGCTGGTCGTGCACGGCACGCATGACGAACGGACCGACCCGGAGCTGTCGTTCCGCCTCGCGGCGCGGGCGAAGAAGGCGAACCGGGATGTGTGCCGGTTCGAAGTACACGCCGATGGCCACGGGTTGCGGCAGTACCGGGAGGAAGTCCTGGCGCTGGCCGAGGACTTCGTGATGGGGGCGTTGTTCGGGAGGCCGTTGTCGCGACCGGTGGAGGACGCGTTGGCCGCTCCGCCGCCGCTGGGATTGCGGATGCCGTTGGCTTCTGGGTTCGGGCGGAGTCTGCGGCGGTAG